A portion of the Candidatus Pristimantibacillus lignocellulolyticus genome contains these proteins:
- a CDS encoding LCP family protein: MSKQNSKNAQPQPTESRVTSRGTRKKKSKKKIIITTILSIFIFIIAAVVVFGSYIFIKGNSKLPAMSLVTDVEGKPNSVTPIPQGESVKDKPVTMVLLGVDQRKGGGGLNTDVMLVAALNPTTKKGAVIAMPRDTRISYYNKDKDAVEVRKANAFYANYYVKAQKDGEDKNGAMLKGKGAVRDVLGQFYDIPIQYAVSVNFQGFRDVVDVLGGIHVDVDMRMKWSDSHDGTDIDLQPGPQTLNGKQTLDFVRFRQSKDNPNASSDFERNNRQSIVLSAIMKKMISLGGITKIGDVIDEVSDDVYTDMPTSELKRMLSTYYNINIDNITFMSLQGKWDNPYVIASEESLAEAKELLQSILAE; the protein is encoded by the coding sequence AGAAGAAGAGTAAAAAGAAAATAATAATTACAACGATCTTATCTATTTTTATATTTATAATTGCGGCAGTAGTAGTATTCGGCTCATACATATTTATTAAGGGCAATAGTAAATTACCTGCTATGAGTCTTGTAACGGATGTGGAGGGTAAGCCAAATAGCGTTACGCCGATCCCACAAGGTGAATCTGTGAAGGACAAGCCAGTCACGATGGTATTATTAGGTGTTGATCAACGTAAGGGTGGAGGTGGCTTGAACACCGATGTGATGTTGGTTGCTGCTCTTAATCCTACTACCAAAAAAGGGGCAGTTATTGCTATGCCTCGCGATACCCGAATTTCTTATTATAATAAAGATAAAGACGCTGTAGAAGTTCGTAAAGCGAATGCGTTTTATGCGAACTATTATGTAAAAGCTCAAAAAGATGGTGAAGATAAAAATGGAGCTATGCTGAAAGGTAAAGGGGCTGTGAGGGATGTACTCGGACAGTTCTATGACATTCCCATTCAGTATGCTGTGTCTGTTAATTTCCAAGGGTTCAGAGATGTTGTTGATGTACTAGGTGGCATTCATGTCGATGTGGACATGCGAATGAAATGGTCCGATTCTCATGACGGTACGGATATCGACTTGCAGCCCGGCCCTCAAACACTTAATGGTAAGCAAACGTTAGATTTTGTACGCTTCCGTCAATCTAAAGATAATCCTAATGCTTCAAGTGATTTTGAACGAAATAATAGACAAAGTATCGTTCTCTCCGCTATTATGAAAAAAATGATTTCATTGGGTGGTATTACGAAGATCGGTGATGTCATTGATGAAGTAAGTGATGACGTTTATACCGATATGCCGACTTCAGAATTAAAACGTATGTTGTCAACTTATTATAATATTAATATAGATAATATTACGTTTATGAGTTTACAAGGTAAATGGGATAATCCTTATGTAATAGCAAGTGAGGAATCGCTTGCAGAAGCCAAGGAATTATTACAATCTATATTAGCAGAATGA
- a CDS encoding YhcN/YlaJ family sporulation lipoprotein, translating into MKKELVMITALLLLLSGCGSMNSSNKSPSTNQNENINTQSVKQQDLSNNHKDTIAHLEELAKSVEGVNNAHVVIMGNNAIVGIDVNADLERSRVGVIKYSVAEAFRNDTYGVNAIVTADMDLGERIKEIGADISAGHPVMGIAEELSDIVGRIIPQVPADLMPSQKDLQYKATNNDKTYNTPDELVKDYEHSLKGK; encoded by the coding sequence ATGAAAAAGGAACTAGTCATGATAACAGCTCTGTTACTGTTGCTATCAGGCTGCGGTAGTATGAACAGTAGTAATAAATCACCCTCCACCAATCAAAATGAGAACATTAATACGCAATCAGTTAAGCAACAAGATCTCTCTAACAATCACAAAGATACAATTGCGCATCTTGAAGAGCTAGCTAAAAGTGTTGAAGGAGTTAACAATGCTCATGTTGTCATTATGGGAAATAATGCGATCGTCGGTATCGATGTTAATGCAGATCTCGAAAGGTCACGTGTTGGTGTCATTAAGTATTCCGTCGCTGAAGCGTTTCGCAATGACACTTATGGGGTCAATGCAATCGTAACAGCAGACATGGATCTTGGTGAACGCATTAAAGAGATTGGGGCAGATATTTCCGCAGGACATCCTGTAATGGGTATCGCTGAGGAGTTGTCAGATATTGTAGGGCGTATTATTCCACAAGTTCCTGCAGATCTAATGCCCTCACAAAAAGATCTTCAATACAAAGCTACAAACAATGACAAAACATACAACACACCCGACGAATTGGTTAAAGATTATGAGCATAGCTTAAAAGGGAAATAA
- a CDS encoding PhoH family protein, whose protein sequence is MGKIIVLDTNVLLHDPKAIFAFPDDEVVIPAIVLEEIDSKKRLADELGRNARSVSRLLDKIKEEGKLHSGIMLDSGGIIRVELNHRNFAQIQEMFGEITNDHRIIAVALNYHNEQTLLPEEEQQSVVLVSKDVLMRIKADVLGLEAKDYVSDPNIQENDRYVGFFNMHVHPSIIDEFYNQRFLTINNFQIRQRFNPHEFIILKDEMGTTKSALLKVNAQATKLEPLFLSNDPVWGMTPRNAQQRMALELLLNDDVPLVTLTGKAGTGKTLLALAAGLMKVEDERKYKKLLIARPVVPMGKDIGYLPGEKDEKLRPWMQPIYDNLEFLFDTKKSGDIDKILMGLGSIHVEALTYIRGRSIPGQFIIIDEAQNLTSHEIKTIVSRVGEGSKIVLVGDPEQIDHPYLDSMSNGLTNIVEKFKQEQLSGHITLEKGERSKLAQLAADLL, encoded by the coding sequence ATGGGGAAAATAATTGTGCTTGATACGAATGTATTATTGCATGATCCTAAAGCCATTTTTGCATTTCCTGACGATGAAGTTGTTATTCCAGCCATTGTTCTGGAGGAAATCGATTCGAAGAAAAGACTTGCCGATGAGTTAGGTCGAAACGCAAGATCTGTATCTCGATTGTTAGATAAAATAAAAGAAGAGGGTAAGTTACACTCGGGAATTATGCTGGATTCAGGTGGTATTATTCGAGTGGAATTGAATCATCGTAATTTTGCGCAGATTCAGGAAATGTTTGGAGAAATTACGAATGATCACCGAATTATTGCTGTTGCTTTGAATTATCATAATGAGCAAACTTTGCTTCCAGAAGAAGAACAACAGAGTGTAGTGCTCGTCAGTAAAGATGTATTAATGAGAATAAAAGCCGATGTCCTCGGATTAGAAGCAAAAGATTATGTTAGTGACCCCAATATTCAGGAAAACGATCGTTATGTAGGTTTTTTCAATATGCATGTTCATCCTTCTATTATTGATGAATTTTATAATCAGCGATTTCTTACAATAAATAATTTTCAAATAAGACAACGATTTAATCCACATGAGTTTATTATTTTGAAAGATGAGATGGGAACTACCAAATCAGCCTTGTTAAAGGTAAACGCTCAAGCAACGAAGTTAGAGCCTTTATTTCTAAGTAATGATCCGGTATGGGGAATGACCCCACGCAATGCACAACAGCGTATGGCACTTGAATTGCTATTGAATGATGATGTCCCACTTGTTACATTGACTGGTAAAGCAGGGACAGGGAAGACTCTCCTAGCACTTGCTGCAGGACTTATGAAAGTGGAAGATGAACGGAAGTATAAAAAGTTGCTTATTGCAAGGCCAGTTGTTCCAATGGGAAAAGATATTGGTTATTTGCCTGGGGAAAAAGACGAAAAATTGCGCCCTTGGATGCAACCGATCTATGATAACCTTGAATTTTTGTTTGATACGAAAAAATCAGGTGATATTGATAAAATATTAATGGGACTCGGCAGCATACACGTTGAGGCATTAACGTATATCCGTGGTCGATCAATACCTGGACAATTCATTATTATTGATGAAGCGCAAAATCTTACGAGTCATGAAATAAAAACAATTGTGTCAAGGGTAGGAGAAGGTAGTAAAATAGTTTTGGTTGGAGATCCTGAGCAAATTGATCATCCTTATTTAGATTCTATGAGTAATGGCTTAACTAACATTGTAGAGAAATTCAAACAAGAACAACTAAGTGGACATATTACGCTAGAAAAAGGCGAACGATCAAAATTAGCACAATTAGCAGCGGATTTGTTATAA